Below is a window of Desulfurococcus amylolyticus Z-533 DNA.
ACGCTCTTCCTTCATTCTATCGAGTAACCAGGCAAACTTGAAGCTCTCCTTACCCATTTTCTTTGCTTCTTCCTCGATCATCTTCACGGTTTTTTCATCGAAGTAGCCTAGACGATAGAGTATATGCCCTGTCATAGTGCTTTTTCCATGGTCTACGTGCCCAATTATCACTATGTTTAAATGTGGTTTCTGAGGCGTGCTCACGTTCATCACCTTTCTTATCTACATTAACATGTCCAACTAGTTTAATAACTTTCAGGGTGTTTATAAAGTATTTCTCCCTGCCAGTAATTATCTCCGTCCTTGTTTATATAGGAGATAGAGGAGGTATCTGAGTGATAATTTAAAAACGCTATCTACTGCTTAACGCTATCCTCTCGATTTCCTCCTTCTTCTGAACAGCATAGCTCTTTGGATCATTTGATGCAGCCGACGCTATTTCCTCCGCTAATGCCTCCTCTATGGATATGGGGTTGTGGAAAGCCTTTAACCTAGCTCCCTCGGTTAGATGTCTTAGTGCTAGATCAATTCTCCTTAAAGGCGCTATATCAACTGAGACATGGTATGTTATTCCACCATACATTATCCTAGTGGTCTCCTCTCTAGGGGCCGCGTTCTCTATTGCCCTCACTAGTACTTGTAATGGGTTTTCA
It encodes the following:
- a CDS encoding 30S ribosomal protein S7; translated protein: MSEMQTREMLIGEIKLFNKWSYDFIEVRDPSLKKYICLKPVYLPHSGGRHEHKRFGKALVPIVERLINNVMRPGRNMGKKHLAYNIVKKSFELIYLKTGENPLQVLVRAIENAAPREETTRIMYGGITYHVSVDIAPLRRIDLALRHLTEGARLKAFHNPISIEEALAEEIASAASNDPKSYAVQKKEEIERIALSSR